Proteins encoded by one window of Panicum virgatum strain AP13 chromosome 7N, P.virgatum_v5, whole genome shotgun sequence:
- the LOC120681117 gene encoding protein IQ-DOMAIN 14-like, translating to MHGGGTLTGSQLCPASEAKYSPRQNPTCVFQKKNPTCLQIAIGSGGRRCPPEEGIPKAKLNPRGSIFPRVALPRAVKLALRLSLETPTPAGSRCFPRAGDPRGIPPRAAFPLRLEAHRAGELHPTPAISPGPLLPSLVFSPHRCGSPLPPSPRPPPPRRVLVASVATASTRLSAVTFRPEENLCFSIHSPSLAAEVALGTVPRVPCFQSLRLRKLEGWPSSRRHRQGCTMAAICRIWRKQHMIREK from the exons ATGCATGGTGGTGGTACCCTCACAGGCTCACAGCTCTGCCCCGCGTCAGAAGCAAAATACTCCCCACGTCAGAACCCGACTTgcgtttttcaaaaaaagaaccCGACTTGCCTCCAAATAGCGATTGGGAGTGGGGGGCGGCGCTGCCCTCCGGAGGAGGGGATTCCCAAGGCCAAATTAAATCCCCGTGGATCAATATTTCCCAGGGTGGCACTGCCACGGGCTGTCAAACTAGCCCTAAGGCTCAGTTTGGAAACTCCGACACCGGCGGGATCCCGATGTTTTCCCCGGGCTGGAGACCCACGCGGAATTCCGCCACGGGCTGCATTTCCCTTGCGTTTGGAAGCCCATCGAGCGGGGGAGCTCCACCCGACCCCTGCGATTTCCCCGGGGCCGCTCCTCCCCTCGCTCGTCTTCTCGCCCCATCGTTGCGGATCTCCCCTTCCGCCGTCACCTCGGCCGCCACCTCCGCGGCGTGTCCTCGTCGCCTCGGTTGCGACGGCCTCCACCCGACTCTCTGCAG TAACTTTCCGACCTGAAGAAAATTTGTGCTTCTCCATCCATAGCCCATCCCTGG CAGCTGAAGTAGCTTTGGGCACAGTGCCTCGTGTTCCTTGCTTTCAG AGCCTGCGCCTGCGCAAATTGGAAGGGTGGCCTTCGTCAAGGCGCCATCGTCAAGGCTGCACCATGGCTGCAATATGT AGGATTTGGCGGAAGCAACACATGATCAGAGAAAAGTGA